The following coding sequences lie in one Cotesia glomerata isolate CgM1 linkage group LG5, MPM_Cglom_v2.3, whole genome shotgun sequence genomic window:
- the LOC123264895 gene encoding nudC domain-containing protein 3-like — protein MSDYTARVQDPDSYNGASHDNFSWSQSISDLDVLLNIPSSLMSPRDLKVSVSSKKIKVAIREKNITGADSPEKWSHLLNGQLSFPVKQNETIWSLIPNQHIHIHLEKAAERWWEALIVGEPKIKLSEIDCSRDYSELKPIEQSKLQELMWYQQQKLLSRSSDK, from the exons atgagTGATTATACTGCTCGAGTGCAAGATCCAGATAGTTACAATGGTGCTAGTCATGATAACTTCAGTTGGTCGCAAAGTATAAGCGACCTTGACGTGCTCCTGAACATTCCTAGCAGTCTGATGAGCCCCCGTGACCTCAAAGTCAGCGTATCGAGCAAGAAAATCAAGGTCGcgataagagaaaaaaatattactggCGCCGATAGTCCTGAAAAATGGTCTCACTTGTTAAACGGTCAATTATCATTCCCCGTAAAGCAAAATGAAACCATTTGGAGTCTAATTCCTAACCAGCATATTCac ATTCATTTGGAAAAAGCCGCTGAAAGGTGGTGGGAAGCTTTGATAGTCGGTGAgcctaaaataaaattaagtgaAATAGACTGTTCGCGCGATTACAGCGAACTTAAGCCAATTGAGCAAAGCAAGTTGCAAGAATTGATGTGGTATCAACAACAAAAATTACTATCTAGGTCAagcgataaataa